Part of the Bacillus cabrialesii genome is shown below.
TCTTGGCTCAGCATATATTTTACCATGTGCTGAGAAGTTGTTCTATTTCTGATTGATTTCAATTTCGTGTACTTTTTTAACAATATCATAAAACACCGAATTTGTCAGAGCCTTATCCCCCGGTGTATCCATGTGTAAAACGACAAGAGCGTATTTCGGCTTATCCGCGGGAAAATATCCGGCAAACCATTTTTCATAGAGCGTTTCTTTCTCTTTTGAAAACTTTCCTGTCTGGGCTGTGCCCGACTTCCCTGCTACAGTATACGGAAGATCCTGAAACCTTCTGCCCGTTCCAGAAGGAGATTCCACCACTCGCCGCAGCATTTTTTGGAGCTGCTGTGCCGTATATTTGTCTATCGTTTCTCCTTTAAGCTTCTGGTCTTTAAACGTAACGAGCGTAGTGCCGTTTTTATATTCAATTTGTTCTGCGATTTTCACCTGCCGCTTTTCTCCGCCGCGGGCGATTGTCGCCATCATATTGGCCACCTCGAGCGGCGTTACCTTTACATTTTTCTGCCCGATCGCTGTTTGCGCAATGGCTTTTTTGACTGATTTGTCTTTTTCATCCCCCCAAATCACGCCGCTTTTTTCGTTATACAACTGGCGGAAATCCGTTTCGTGATACAATTTTCCTTCCCAGCCTGCCCGATCTGTGAGTGCCAGCTTTTCTGACATATTTTCAATAACCGAGCCGTCTTTTTTCATTAATTGTTCTGCAAGACTCGTAAATGTGTAATTGCAGCTTTGGGCAAAACTTTCATCAAAGGATAAAGTTCCTTTGTCGTCACCCGGTTCGCCGTACAGGTTTAAATTGCAATTGAAGGTTTGGCTCGGCTTTACCGTATCATTTTCGATAGCAGCTGCGGCAATGACTGTTTTAAAAACAGAACCGGGATAGATTGGCGTCAGCATATAATTTTGAAGCGTGTTTTGCCGTGAGATATCGGTATCAGGTTTGCTCACAATTCCCAAAACACTGCTATTTTCGATATCCAGCAGCACGGCTCCTCCTTTTTTCAGCCCCTGTTCATCCAATACCTCCTCCATCGCTTTTTGCATGCTTTGGTCGATCGTTGTTTTGACCTGGAGCGGATAAAATGTATTGGCTTCAGCTGTATATTTGACGTCCATGCCAAACAAAGGGTTTCCTTTTCCGTCCACATGATATAAAAGCTTTGTGTCCTGTTCCGGAAGCAAAAATTCATCGAAGGTCCGTTCTAAACCGGTTGTTCCGATTTCTGTTGTAATCGGAAGGTTCTCCTGATCAGGATATTTCTTGCGGAGAAGCGCCGGGTCTTGATTCGTGCTCCCGATCGTATGTGAAGCAAGGCTGGGCTTGTCTTCATTCTCCATATATACGCCGTAAATGCCGGGATATTTCAAAGAATTGATTTTTGTGATGGATTGTTTCGAAAGTGTTTTGATTTTCTTTTGCTGCAAAATGACTGGTTTTTTTGCCTTTGCGAGTGTCTGGTGCAGTTCATCTTCAGACATGCCGACGATGTCCGCAACCTTTTTGATCGGCCAATCCTGTGTCAGCAGAAAAGGGAACAAAACAACCGCAGGCTCACTTTTGCCTGTCAGCGCCTGCCCATTTCGATCTAAAAAGGAGCCTCTTCCGTCAGAAATGAGCACCTCCTCTGTCCGCTGTTTCACACTTTCCTGGATCAGATTGATTTTCTTTTTAGAAAATGATTCTGTGAAAAACAGCTGGATTTCCGCCAGCCGCAAAAGAAGCAGAAAAAACACGATCAAAAAAGCAATGACTGCCAGCTTCATTCGTTTCGATATCTTCATAAAAAAACACCTCCCCCACATTGTGGACGAGGTGTTTCTTTGCTAAACGGATATTATGAAATTTTCACAATTTTCACGAGCATTTCTCCGCCTGGTGTTTGAACAGTAACTTCATCATCTACTTTTTTGCCCAGCAGGCTTTTGGCGATTGGAGAGTCGTTTGAGATTTTTCCTTCAAACGGATCAGCTTCAGCGCTTCCAACAATTGTATAGGATTCTTCATCACCGTCAGGCAGTTCGACGAAAGTGACCGTTTTACCTAACCCGACAACGTTAGAGCCGCCGTCATCTTCAATGATTTTCGCATTGCGGATCATATTTTCAAGAGTCGTCACACGGCCCTCTACGAATGCCTGCTCTTCTTTTGCTGAATCGTATTCAGAGTTCTCGGAAAGGTCTCCGAAACTTCTCGCAATTTTGATGCGCTCTACTACTTCTTTTCGTTTAACCGTTTTCAAATATTCTAATTCTTGTTCAAGTTTTTGTTTTCCTTCTGCAGTCATAGGAAAAACTTTCTCTTGTGCCATGTCCCTTCACTCCTTCTGGTTGTCCCTCAACATCTTCGATTATGTATGAGAGCATAAACTAAAAAATACAAGAATGAGAACACAGGGCAGTCCTCGTTCTTCTCTCCCATATAGGTACTGTTTATCTTAAACTGAATCTTGTCGTTCTGCAAATATTTCGCGTTTATAAACAGGGAAAGAAGGGAATTCACACATTCCCTTCCTGCCTATACATAATATGGTCAGAGTTATTTATGTCTATGCTATGGTATTACAAAATCGCGTTTTGTTCAAGAATGGTTTGGATTTTTGTGACCATTAGATCAATTGCGACGTGATTCTGTCCGCCTTCCGGGATAATAATATCAGCGTATCGTTTCGTCGGCTCGACAAATTGGTTATGCATCGGGCGGACAACTGACACATATTGTTCAATAACAGAATCAATAGAGCGGCCGCGCTCATTAATATCTCTCATAATCCGTCTGATGATGCGCAAGTCAGCGTCTGTATCAACGTAAAGCTTGATATCCATCAGATCACGGAGCCTTTTGTCTTCAAGGACAAGAATGCCTTCAAGGATAATAACATCCTTTGGCTCTACGTGAACCGTTTCTTCTGAACGTGTGTGAAGCTTATAATCGTAAATCGGCTTTTCGATCGGGCGGTAATTCAACAGATCCTGAATATGCTCGATTAAATAGTCATTATCAAACGCAAGCGGATGATCATAGTTTGTGTTCAGCCTTTCTTCAAATGGAAGATGGCTTTGGTCTTTATAATAAAGGTCTTGCTGGATCATTAAAATCGAATGTCCTTTAAATTGTTCATAAATGGACCGTGTGACACTCGTTTTTCCTGAACCGGAACCTCCTGCGATTCCAATGACTACTGGACTCTTACCCATGGGTTGTTACTTCCCCTTTCTCATCATGTTGCTCGGATAAATCTTTTTGTCTAGTTTGAATTTGACAATTTGCAGGGGATGGCGGGCAGCATCTAGCTCATTTCCGTCTTCGTCCCAAATGGTTTCAATCGTGTGTGTAAAGTTTTCGATTTCAGGACCGAAAAATTCCACTTCGTCGCCTTTTTTGAAGAAATTGCGCTGCTGAAGCGTGACCATTTGTGTGTCTTCATCATAATTCAGCACTAAGCCGACAAAATCAAACGTCGTTTTTTTGGCGTGCTCGCCGAACATTTGCTCTTCATAGCCTGGCGTTCCTTCAAAGAAAGCTGTCGCAGTGTCTCGGTTGGCGCACTTATCAAGCTCTTCAAGCCATTCTTTTTGAATCACAAAGTGATCCGGATCAGCGCAATAAGCGTCGATTACTTTACGGTATACGCTGACAACCGTTGCTACATAGTGAATTGATTTCATGCGTCCTTCAATTTTTAAACTGTCGATTCCCATTTCGATCATTTTCGGAATGGATTCAATCAGCTTCAAATCTTTCGGGCTCATCGCAAATGGCGCATCTTCTTCACCATACAAAGCAACGGCGTTGGCACCATCTGTTTGATAGAGATCATAATCCCAGCGGCATGACTGGCAGCAGCCTCCGCGGTTGGAATCCCGCGCTGTCATGTGATTGCTCAGCACGCAGCGGCCTGAATACGCGATACACATCGCACCGTGAATAAACGATTCGATTTCGATATCTACCTTTTCTTTCATTTCTCTGATTTCAAGAGCGCTTGTTTCACGTGCCAGCACGACGCGGTCAAGACCTTCTTCCTTCCAGAACTGGACAGCCTTCCAGTTTGAAAGAGACTGCTGCGTGCTCAAGTGAACCTCAACATTCGGCGCCACTCTGCGGCATGTTTCGATAATAAGCGGATCTGCCACAATGATGCCGGCAACGTTGGCGTCTCCAAGCGCTTTTAAATAATCTTCAAGCCCGTCCATGTTTTCATTATGGGCAAAAATATTCGTCGTCACGTAGATCTTGGCGCCATATTGTTTTGCGAATTCAACGCCTTCTGCAATTTCTTCGATCGTAAAGTTATCGGCATTCGAGCGCAGCCCGTATTCCTGTCCTCCGATAAAGACCGCGTCCGCTCCGTAATGAACAGCAATTTTGAGCTTTTCAAGATTACCCGCAGGCGCGAGAAGCTCCGGCTTTTTCGTAATCACACGCTTACCATTGACGATTGTGGATATCTTATCATTTACGGCAGTCATAGCTTAACCTCCTTTTGATTAATAAACCGTTTCTTTGAAGAAGAATCCGGTATCAATTTTTCTGTTAACTGGCTGGATGCTTTCAATGCGTTCGATCCAGTCTTCTTTTTTCGCTTCGTACTCGTCACGGTTTTCCACACAAAGATCAATTGCTTCTCTGTACATTTTGGTGACTTCCATTAGGTATTCAGACGATTTCAGGACACCGTCAATTTTGAAAGAATCAACGCCGGCATCTATTAATTCTTCGAGCTCATCAATGATGCACACATCGTTCGGGCTCATGATGTGCGTGCCGTTTTCGTCTTCGAAAATCGGATATTTATTATCACGTTCTTTATCATGCAGGAACATGCCTGATTCTTTTTTCTTTCCTTCAATATCCATGACTTTGCCCTGATATTCAAAGTAGTTTCCAATCAAAGAACGCTTCGATTGGAACATGCACGTCATTCCATGCACCTGGATTTCAATTTCGACTTCAGCGTTTTCTTTTGTCTCAACAATGCTGTCCATGTTTAACTCTCTGGCAAGCACAGAACGCGCCGCGCCTTTGCGACCCCAGTAGTTGCATGTATAGTAGTTGGTGCCTGTCGTTTCTGTGCTCCAATGAAGCTTCAGGCCAGGCGCAGATTCACGGGCAGCCATAAGCACAGCAGGATCGCCGAATACCGCCGCATCAACACC
Proteins encoded:
- a CDS encoding peptidoglycan D,D-transpeptidase FtsI family protein, giving the protein MKISKRMKLAVIAFLIVFFLLLLRLAEIQLFFTESFSKKKINLIQESVKQRTEEVLISDGRGSFLDRNGQALTGKSEPAVVLFPFLLTQDWPIKKVADIVGMSEDELHQTLAKAKKPVILQQKKIKTLSKQSITKINSLKYPGIYGVYMENEDKPSLASHTIGSTNQDPALLRKKYPDQENLPITTEIGTTGLERTFDEFLLPEQDTKLLYHVDGKGNPLFGMDVKYTAEANTFYPLQVKTTIDQSMQKAMEEVLDEQGLKKGGAVLLDIENSSVLGIVSKPDTDISRQNTLQNYMLTPIYPGSVFKTVIAAAAIENDTVKPSQTFNCNLNLYGEPGDDKGTLSFDESFAQSCNYTFTSLAEQLMKKDGSVIENMSEKLALTDRAGWEGKLYHETDFRQLYNEKSGVIWGDEKDKSVKKAIAQTAIGQKNVKVTPLEVANMMATIARGGEKRQVKIAEQIEYKNGTTLVTFKDQKLKGETIDKYTAQQLQKMLRRVVESPSGTGRRFQDLPYTVAGKSGTAQTGKFSKEKETLYEKWFAGYFPADKPKYALVVLHMDTPGDKALTNSVFYDIVKKVHEIEINQK
- the greA gene encoding transcription elongation factor GreA, whose translation is MAQEKVFPMTAEGKQKLEQELEYLKTVKRKEVVERIKIARSFGDLSENSEYDSAKEEQAFVEGRVTTLENMIRNAKIIEDDGGSNVVGLGKTVTFVELPDGDEESYTIVGSAEADPFEGKISNDSPIAKSLLGKKVDDEVTVQTPGGEMLVKIVKIS
- the udk gene encoding uridine kinase, with amino-acid sequence MGKSPVVIGIAGGSGSGKTSVTRSIYEQFKGHSILMIQQDLYYKDQSHLPFEERLNTNYDHPLAFDNDYLIEHIQDLLNYRPIEKPIYDYKLHTRSEETVHVEPKDVIILEGILVLEDKRLRDLMDIKLYVDTDADLRIIRRIMRDINERGRSIDSVIEQYVSVVRPMHNQFVEPTKRYADIIIPEGGQNHVAIDLMVTKIQTILEQNAIL
- a CDS encoding peptidase U32 family protein, translated to MTAVNDKISTIVNGKRVITKKPELLAPAGNLEKLKIAVHYGADAVFIGGQEYGLRSNADNFTIEEIAEGVEFAKQYGAKIYVTTNIFAHNENMDGLEDYLKALGDANVAGIIVADPLIIETCRRVAPNVEVHLSTQQSLSNWKAVQFWKEEGLDRVVLARETSALEIREMKEKVDIEIESFIHGAMCIAYSGRCVLSNHMTARDSNRGGCCQSCRWDYDLYQTDGANAVALYGEEDAPFAMSPKDLKLIESIPKMIEMGIDSLKIEGRMKSIHYVATVVSVYRKVIDAYCADPDHFVIQKEWLEELDKCANRDTATAFFEGTPGYEEQMFGEHAKKTTFDFVGLVLNYDEDTQMVTLQQRNFFKKGDEVEFFGPEIENFTHTIETIWDEDGNELDAARHPLQIVKFKLDKKIYPSNMMRKGK
- a CDS encoding peptidase U32 family protein, giving the protein MKKPELLVTPTSVADILPLIQAGATAFLVGEQRYGLRLAGEFSREDITKAVEIAHKEGAKVYVAVNAIFHNDKVGELGEYLAFLAKTGVDAAVFGDPAVLMAARESAPGLKLHWSTETTGTNYYTCNYWGRKGAARSVLARELNMDSIVETKENAEVEIEIQVHGMTCMFQSKRSLIGNYFEYQGKVMDIEGKKKESGMFLHDKERDNKYPIFEDENGTHIMSPNDVCIIDELEELIDAGVDSFKIDGVLKSSEYLMEVTKMYREAIDLCVENRDEYEAKKEDWIERIESIQPVNRKIDTGFFFKETVY